Within the Legionella pneumophila subsp. pneumophila str. Philadelphia 1 genome, the region TTTTTATTCACTTCCAACACAATGGTGGCAATTAAACAAGTTTTCGGGATCATAATGGTGTTTAATTTGTAATAATTTCTCATAATTGGATCCCCATAAAGCCCTTTGCCAATTTTTTAAATTGTAATCGGCCTCATTTCCATAGGTGCCCGAATCAGGATTCAGAGCAGATATTAGCTTCATTGCTTTTTTTGCCTGTTTAGCTGAAAACCGTGCTTTATCTAAATCAGGTTTGTGCTCAGGCAACTTGGGAAAGACATATTGTTGCCCCCCAATTATTGTTATCAAGGCTGCTGCATCCAATACGGAAGGGTTCATTGATGTTTTTCTTTGTCTCTCGATTGCTTGCTGAGACGCCCCTGCCAAGCCTTTGTTAAAATGCAAAGACAGTTTGGTCAGGCGAGATGCTTCAAACAAAGCGTTAGATAGTTTATTCGAAAATTTTTCTTGAAAGAGGGTATAGGGCAAATAACCGGATTGGTAGTGAGTTAAATAGATAGAAACTTCTGACTGATTACCAGACCACCAAAACTCTGGATAAGGGATATTTTTTCGCTTATCAATTACAATATGATCAGGTAGATTTTTGCTTAGATAATCGTAATCCCAGAATTTTCTTGCAGGTAGTACCAGGCTGTTTATTGTAAATTGATAATGTTCAGGTTTTTGGGATAACCAAGTTTTAAATGGTTGCCATAATCTATCAACCTGAGTTTTGCTCATCCCTTGAAAAACCAATGCCAGCTCTATTTTGTTATCAGGGCCTAATATGACTTGTTCTCCCCAATGTTCATTATGAAGTCTTTCTCTGTAAAAAATAATAAAATAATCTATGAGATTCTTAAAATCCTGCTCTGTTTTTGCTGTAATACTTCCTGTTAATGCTCCAAATGTTGCTGGCAATTCATGCGTTTCCAATGTGACTTTACTTACAA harbors:
- a CDS encoding FAD-dependent oxidoreductase, which gives rise to MKLWIMLFNCFIVTFLITFSHAKAPVNNNKSSYCLPNQPCWPTPKEWEQLNKKINGHLIKARNYLSPCIEDPKSNGCKNTLEEIKNPFYLETQPTATQSTGWFEAWDSEISPYIVAAKTAQEIAHAVKFARKHHIKLVVKGTGHDYLGRSNAPDSLLIWTHHMREIQFQKHFVPNGCSANHKGVPAVTVEAGTRWIEAYKEVTVNQGRYVQGGGCTSVGVAGGFIQGGGFGSFSKKYGTGAGGILEAEVIIADGSILIANECQNQDLYWALKGGGGGTYGIVSKVTLETHELPATFGALTGSITAKTEQDFKNLIDYFIIFYRERLHNEHWGEQVILGPDNKIELALVFQGMSKTQVDRLWQPFKTWLSQKPEHYQFTINSLVLPARKFWDYDYLSKNLPDHIVIDKRKNIPYPEFWWSGNQSEVSIYLTHYQSGYLPYTLFQEKFSNKLSNALFEASRLTKLSLHFNKGLAGASQQAIERQRKTSMNPSVLDAAALITIIGGQQYVFPKLPEHKPDLDKARFSAKQAKKAMKLISALNPDSGTYGNEADYNLKNWQRALWGSNYEKLLQIKHHYDPENLFNCHHCVGSE